The genomic DNA gaaaatgatgatgatgatgatgatgatgatgatggtgatgatgggatgatgatggtgatgatgatgctgCTGAacatgatggtgatagtggtgatgatgtaatgatggtgatgatggtggtgatgatggtgatgatgatgatagttaTGATactgatgatggtggtggtggtgaagtaAGGTGGGACTCAAAGCAAAGATTGGGCCAGATTCCTTAGGTGGTTAGATGATGATACCTAATACTGAGGCTTTCTGGGTAGTAGACACTGTTTGAGGGCTTTATAGAACCACCCTGGGGTGTGGGTACTACTAAGATACCCATTTGACATATGagacaactgaggcccagagaggtataGTGACTTGTTTGAGCACTTACTGGCAGAGCTGGATATGGAGGCCAGGCCTCCTAATTCCTAAGTTTGTGCCCTTTCTAACACCTCAGCATGATCCCACAAGAGGTTCTCAGGGCCCACGGGCACCCCAATGGTTGACCCAGGCCCAAGAGTGTTGGAATGCATGCAGGTTAGAGTGAAGGAGGATGAAAAAGAGGAGGGGGTGCCCTCCAGCCCCCTAGATCAGTCCTCAACACCCTGGAGCTTTCTTGATGCTGTTGTCCCTATCTTTGCCTCAGCCTTTAACACACACGTGCACGGGGCAAGTTCCCCAGAAAATCTTTGTGGGCCTGAGCACAAGCATTTCCTGGTGGGTGGTTTGGCTTTGTTGTGTGAAGGGTTTTTACCTCTTCAGCATGGTCTCCCAGATCAATCTCCACAAACATAGATGGTTTCTGTGAATGAAAACCAAAGAGACGTGGATGAAAGACTTGTGTAAGCTAGGGAGTTGAATAGACTTTCTGGGAGGTAGAGTGGACTCCTGGCCCCCAGTCAGGGTCTGAGCAATGACCACTGGGAccaccaggcactggcagtgcTCAGTGGGGGCTCCTGAGAAGCTGGGGAGAGAGCTGCTGGCAGTGTGGATGGCAAGGTGTCCATGGGCCATctctggcagaggagggagggggaggaatacGGCCTTCCCACATCTCCCTGCTCACCTCCCATCAGGGCCCTGAGACCCAGAGGGTTTCTCCCACCTTTGCCCTCTGAGAACCAGGGCCTCCAGGAGACAGGCGATGTCCAGATCTGGAGCAGCCCCTCCAAGCCCACTTCAGACCTGCTCAACTGGGAAGCACCTTTAATTCTGCCTCCAGAAACCTACCTGGGACCCCACTTTACCCAGTCAAGAAGGCTCGTACTGAGGTGTGAGAAGCCCAGGTGGCTCAGGTGTTGCTGCCCCAGGGTCTCTTATTGGCACCTTGGCTCAGTCCAGAATGTGTTTCCAATGGTAGCACTTTAATCAACACCAAGGGAAGTATTGGGGGTGGGTGAAGGACTCCCCAGAACCCCTGAGTCACACCAAGGACCATCTACTGTAAATCCTGGTAAAACACATCCAACTACCTCTCCATTCCCTACCACATGGATTAGGAAGGAGAATGACAGCCACCTTCCCTGAGAAAGTGCCCTGTGCCAATTGCTACTATAGCACTGACATGTCTCTGGCCAACGCACCAGGGCCTGGGACTCGGGGTGTTTCCCTAGTCAAGCTGAGTATTGCCTCCTGTCAAGGACCCACATGCCTTTAGCCACTGCACTATTTGGAATTAGGATGCCCCAGCATGAGGGCAAGAGCACAGAGATTGACCTGGAAGGCTCTCTGGGGTCAGGGCAAGGCTTGGTCCAGCCTGTACCATGGTCCTGTCTAGATGACTTGGGACCACATGTCCCCAGGGTGCTCATGGTCCAGCAGGACTATGCCTGATAGGCCTCTCCATCAGACTGCTGTCACCAAATTAAACAGCTCTTGCCTCTTTTTCCAGAAGGTCTTCTGGCTTTAGGGACTCCAACTCTTGTTCCTGTAAGAAGACACCAAACAGGTGCATAAAGGCAGGACTCTGACCTGAGGGGACAGCAGTACATGGATGTTAAAGGACCACGGCCTGACCTTGGCCTCCTGGGAGCATTTGTTTGTGTGCTCGTCTTCTTCATGCTCCTCCTGGTCGCTGGCCTCTGAGTCGCTCTTCTCAACCTCCAGCTTTCCACTCCCATGGTCCAGCTTTCCACTCCCATGGTCCAGCTTTCCACTCCCATGGTCCAGCTTTCCACTCCCATGGTCCAGCTTTCCAAGGGCATCCTGGTTCTTCTCCTGCTTGTCTTCCTCTAGGGTTGCCTGACTGTAGGAGTGGAAATGAGGGTTTGGAATCGGTGTCATGGAGACAGCTTCCCGGTGACACCTTTCTCCCTCTTGGGCATCGGCAGCTCTGGGAGCAGCTCCAGCCTggacagggaggcagagaggggcctggacagggaggcagagaggggcctggacagggaggcagagaggggcctGCGTGTGCAGGGCCTGCCTCCTTCCTGAGGGCAGATGGTGGGTGGGCAGACacgtcagagaggaggggaggggcgatGTGCAGAGGATGAGCAGTGATGCTCAGGttgctcctgtcctccctcctgcacacccagacCTTCCCCAGCGTGAGCCTCCGCCGGCCCCGCCACCTGGGATGACGCTACTCCTTTTCTGGGGACAGGTGCCAGCTCCAGGACTCCGGGGCCACCACACAGCTGTAgttggagggtggaggggagcagaggggcttGCAGCCCTGAGAACCACCCTGGTTCCCCCAGCCTCAGACCCACCCATCTGAACCCCCGGGGTCCTCTCAGGACTCCCAGGGCTCCTTCAGGACCTCCAAGTCTTAAGCCCACTTACCAGACGGGATCTTCGGCGTTGCTTTTCAGGTCCTTTCCCTGATCTTCAGACTCTGAGGAGGAAGGAGCAAGTTGTCAGACACTCCCACCGTGTGGTGCAGGAGCGCCGCCGGCCAGCCACCCGAGGCCCACAGCTCAGCCCTgcgagggtggggccagcccatgGGGTGCTGGGCTCCCTGCAGCTCCAGTGTCTGCCTGGTGACTAATGGTTATGACTAAGGCCAGCCTCAGTTTTTATCCTGACAGGTTGTCTCCCGATTCCCTGCCCCGACGACACCCACTCTGCACAaggccccaccccacaccatCTCTGCCTCTCTAGGCAGAGCTCAGGTGAAGCTAAAGCACTGTCTTTACATTAGATGTGCAGGACCCTCGGGCAGCCCTGACATCCTCCCGCACAGCACACTGACTGGGAGCAGCAGGAgtggagggcaggggcggggaccCACTGGGCAAGCCTGTCCCACAGGGGGTGGCCCTTGAGACACACAGGGCTTGTTCAGGAACCTCCTCTCCTTGTTCCTCCTCGGAAGGGCCTGGCCAGGGGGGTTCCTGTGTCATTTTCCCAAGGAAAGTGCTGCCCGAGGCCCAGCTAGTCGGGATCTTGGTCCAGTGCACTCAGTAGCCCGAGAATCTGCCTGGCATCCAGGGAGCTGTTCTTCCAGCCGCAGCCTCACGTGCATAGCGATTGTCAGGAGATAATTAAGGTAAAGCTGCGTTTTGGTGACTTTGGCAGGATCAGAGCATGAGCTTCGTGAACTGTTTTCACCAGGACAGAGACCTCTCGCTGCCAGGCTTGTCGTCCAGGAGAGCCTCGGAGCAGTTATGCAGGAGGGGTTCCCTGACCCTCTTCAGGACCTGAGCGAGCCTCCGAGGGGACTCAAGGTCGCGACATTGAAAGTTTCGTTTCTGTGCAGTCCCCTCTGAGCCTGGGAGGGTTGAGGTGCTCTCTGAGTAGTGGCTCCTCCCACAGCAGCTTggtcccccctccctgccccccacaccaagGGCCCTGATGCAAGCACAGCCTGGGGGCAGTTCCAAAGCTTTAGGTACTGCTGTTGATGGAAGACATAGCCAGGGCACCTCTGAGCAGCTCCCGTCTTGGAGAATCGCTTTACAGAATCTGGTTGTGGGATCAGCTACTCCAGGCCTTGTGCTCAGGGTTGTTTTGGCTCACAGGCCTCGGGGCTGGGATGACTGCCCAAGAGAGGAGGTGACGGCCCAGTTCCCAGTGGGTGCCCTGCACCCTGATCCTGCTGTTCTAAGGAGTCTGATCGGCTGGTCCTTGCCTTCTCTCATCTGGCCCTCCCCTGACACCTCTCTCCTGAGCTCTGCCATCTTCCAAGGCCACCGTTCCTGGGacctgggtgcccctgcccagtgcTCAGCGACCCGCTGTAAAGGGAGCTTTTCATCACGGCCGGGCCTTCCTAGTGCTGAGCGCAGGTGGCCTCGGGCTGTGTCACCCGCCATTGTCTCCCACTGCTCCGAGTTCCCTGTGGATATGAGCTAGGCGTTCTTCATCCTCCTCATTCTTCATGCCCGCACAGTCTCAGGGGCCTGATCTGTGGCTGTGCTGACCCCACGCAGACACTGGCCACGCCAGGGACAAACAGCCCTGAAGGCCAAGGACAGGGATATGAGAGGGGGCACAATTGGGTCCTCAGAGAATATTTTTGGACTTGGGACAGTAGTCCCACTTACACACAATTTCAGTTCTGAGGTCTCCTGTAGTCTGAAAATATGAAATGGAGAGTGTCAGAAATAATTAATACGTTCTCATTGTGAGCCATTCTGAGTTGCGTGAGGAAACCTCTCACtgtcct from Myotis daubentonii chromosome 2, mMyoDau2.1, whole genome shotgun sequence includes the following:
- the C2H13orf46 gene encoding uncharacterized protein C13orf46 homolog, with the protein product MEKEATTVYRRHRPGAGAPPLGMATGHPKGTSEGAELQRSQSMGSLHQKGDPPSGIQKPSKELESEDQGKDLKSNAEDPVCQATLEEDKQEKNQDALGKLDHGSGKLDHGSGKLDHGSGKLDHGSGKLEVEKSDSEASDQEEHEEDEHTNKCSQEAKEQELESLKPEDLLEKEKPSMFVEIDLGDHAEEVVTCAMREEKWSQMDMGDLSEDETRTSWVCCIPYSTRKKAKESV